In the genome of Acidimicrobiia bacterium, one region contains:
- a CDS encoding iron ABC transporter permease codes for MRRRTALVLAAVPTAFLAWFFAWPVASIAVTSLAHPPVPGSSIDLGVIWFTVWQAAVSTLLALAAGLPLAFVIARFDFPGRRLLRAVTLVPFVLPTLVVGVAFLALIGPSGMLGIDLTGTAGAVIAAHVFFNFAVVVRLVGGLWAQIDPRLEEAAASLGAGPWKAWLRVTFPLLRPAVIASAAIVFLFCLTSFGTVLVLGSPQLATIEVEIHRKVSTMFDLRGAALLALIQMAGVTLALLAYSRHQDRSRVQHSLTVADPRPVRTARGRLLVIAAAAWTLLLVGLPTGVLAWRAFTSGGRPTAAGLRALAESTVVDVGPAVAASLGYAAAATLIAVGVGLPAAVVIAAGTGRISRWFDTLLMLPLGTSAVTLGFGMLVALDAPIDLRASVAIIPIAHALVALPFVVRATVPVLGAIRDRLREAAAVLGADPRRVWREVDLPMARGAVAIGAGFAFVVSLGEFGATTFLARPGSPTIPLAIFRMLGRPGTANLQGAMVLSVILMAITVTAVLLVERIRMPGRDLF; via the coding sequence GTGAGGCGACGTACCGCCCTGGTGCTGGCCGCGGTTCCCACGGCGTTCCTGGCCTGGTTCTTCGCCTGGCCGGTCGCCTCCATCGCCGTCACCTCCCTGGCCCATCCCCCGGTGCCCGGCTCGTCGATCGACCTGGGCGTGATCTGGTTCACCGTGTGGCAGGCGGCGGTGTCCACCCTGCTCGCCCTCGCCGCCGGCCTTCCGCTGGCATTCGTGATCGCCCGGTTCGATTTCCCGGGGCGGCGGCTGTTGCGGGCGGTGACGCTGGTCCCGTTCGTCCTGCCGACACTGGTGGTGGGCGTGGCCTTCCTCGCCCTGATCGGCCCCTCGGGGATGCTGGGCATCGACCTCACCGGCACTGCCGGCGCCGTGATCGCCGCCCACGTCTTCTTCAACTTCGCCGTGGTGGTCCGCCTCGTCGGAGGGCTCTGGGCCCAGATCGACCCTCGGCTGGAGGAGGCGGCGGCCTCCCTGGGAGCCGGGCCCTGGAAGGCCTGGCTCAGGGTGACGTTCCCGTTGCTGCGCCCGGCGGTGATCGCTTCGGCGGCGATCGTCTTCCTCTTCTGCCTCACCTCGTTCGGCACGGTGCTGGTGCTCGGGAGCCCCCAACTGGCCACCATCGAGGTCGAGATCCACCGCAAGGTATCGACCATGTTCGACCTCCGCGGAGCCGCCCTCCTCGCCCTGATCCAGATGGCGGGAGTGACGCTGGCCCTGCTCGCCTACTCCCGGCACCAGGATCGCTCGCGAGTTCAACACTCCCTGACCGTCGCCGACCCCCGTCCGGTGAGGACGGCACGAGGGAGGCTGCTGGTGATCGCAGCCGCCGCCTGGACGCTCCTCCTGGTCGGGCTGCCCACCGGTGTCCTCGCCTGGCGGGCCTTCACCTCCGGGGGCAGGCCCACAGCAGCAGGGCTGCGCGCCCTGGCGGAGTCGACGGTCGTCGACGTGGGGCCGGCGGTGGCGGCGTCGCTCGGTTACGCGGCGGCGGCGACGCTGATCGCCGTCGGGGTCGGGCTGCCCGCCGCCGTGGTGATCGCCGCAGGCACCGGACGCATCTCCCGCTGGTTCGACACCCTGCTCATGCTGCCGCTGGGCACCTCGGCGGTCACCCTCGGGTTCGGGATGCTGGTGGCCCTCGACGCCCCCATCGACCTGCGCGCCTCGGTGGCCATCATTCCCATCGCCCACGCCCTGGTGGCGCTTCCCTTCGTGGTGCGCGCCACCGTGCCGGTGCTGGGCGCCATCCGGGATCGGCTCCGCGAGGCCGCCGCTGTGCTCGGCGCCGACCCGCGACGGGTGTGGCGCGAGGTGGACCTGCCCATGGCCCGCGGCGCCGTCGCCATCGGGGCCGGGTTCGCCTTCGTGGTGTCGCTGGGCGAGTTCGGTGCGACCACCTTCCTGGCCAGACCCGGCTCTCCGACGATCCCTCTCGCCATCTTCCGGATGCTGGGGCGGCCCGGTACCGCCAACCTCCAGGGAGCGATGGTGCTCAGCGTCATCCTGATGGCGATCACCGTGACCGCCGTACTGCTGGTGGAGCGGATCCGGATGCCGGGACGGGACCTGTTCTGA
- a CDS encoding YbaK/EbsC family protein — protein MTVPETSRRVVEAGRLLGVEVEVHHFPEGTKTSQDAATAIGCELSAIAKSIVLTLDETEQVVVFASGDTRIDLDRLAGVTGAGRARRATLEEARAATGFAAGGTPPFGYPGPLRVLADLALRRHETVWAACGTPTTVFPILLDDLVRAAGAAWVDVAE, from the coding sequence ATGACGGTTCCCGAGACCTCGCGGCGGGTGGTGGAAGCGGGTCGGCTCCTTGGCGTGGAGGTGGAGGTGCACCACTTCCCCGAGGGCACCAAGACATCGCAGGACGCCGCCACCGCCATCGGGTGCGAGCTCTCGGCGATCGCCAAGTCGATCGTGCTCACCCTCGACGAGACGGAGCAGGTGGTGGTGTTCGCCAGTGGCGACACCCGGATCGACCTCGACAGGCTTGCCGGGGTCACCGGGGCGGGACGGGCGAGGCGGGCCACGCTGGAGGAGGCCCGGGCCGCCACCGGGTTCGCCGCCGGAGGAACGCCGCCGTTCGGCTACCCCGGCCCGCTCCGGGTGCTCGCCGACCTCGCCCTGCGGCGTCACGAGACGGTGTGGGCTGCCTGCGGGACCCCCACCACGGTGTTCCCCATCCTCCTGGACGACCTGGTGAGGGCCGCCGGAGCGGCATGGGTCGACGTGGCGGAGTAG
- a CDS encoding 5-formyltetrahydrofolate cyclo-ligase, giving the protein MTLPGPGAGKPEWRSWARRTRSKVDLERVSQRVVAALSSWLPRGARVLLYDPLPDEVDVTSLAEPGHAFLTRTPEDGRLTVHPFESRRERHRLGFSQPVADSETVDPETIDIVLVPGLAFDRRGVRLGRGTGHYDRLLPGLRSDAIVVGVTPAALVVDRLPREGHDVSVTHLATEGGVVDLLIEAAIAWIEADPDPETRASLKAMVAAGDRETLAAHMVPLEFGTAGIRAKVGPGPARMNRAVVIRTSSGLGAHLAATGRAGCGIVVGHDARPDSARFAADAAAVFAAAGFEVRCFDEVTPTPLVAHAALRSGAGAAVVVTASHNPPADNGYKVYDANGAQIVPPADAAIAAEIAAAPPADSVPRRQGVACDDPGDAQDAYLSDVLAFRRERPVPGTVPIVYTAMHGVGGRLAVRLLAEGGHTRVTPVPEQFDPDGSFPTVAFPNPEEPGALDLALRLGSEMNAGLVLANDPDADRLAAAVPEGEGWRVLDGNEIGVLLADFVLERTSGEGRLVAESVVSTPMLAAVARHHGAALAVTLTGFKWICNAALDLEGEGKRFVFGFEEALGYSVGPVVRDKDGISAALWFADLATVAAADGETVLDRLDRLAVRHGLWVSSQHAVVLPGAAGAEEITAAMSRLAADPPDSVAGRSVVSVTDYSRGQEDRPRWLPATSLVALDLEGGSRVLARPSGTEPKLKFYADLRFDVASATDARARRPSARREAERLAASLAEVMGL; this is encoded by the coding sequence GTGACGCTCCCCGGCCCAGGTGCGGGCAAGCCCGAGTGGCGCTCCTGGGCGCGCCGCACCCGCTCCAAAGTGGACCTGGAGCGGGTCTCCCAGCGGGTGGTCGCCGCCTTGAGCTCATGGCTCCCCCGTGGGGCTCGGGTGCTCCTGTACGACCCGCTCCCCGACGAGGTCGACGTCACCTCGCTGGCCGAGCCGGGTCATGCCTTCCTCACCCGCACGCCCGAGGACGGCCGGCTCACGGTGCATCCGTTCGAATCTCGACGAGAACGGCACCGTCTCGGCTTCTCTCAGCCGGTGGCCGACTCGGAGACGGTCGACCCGGAGACCATCGACATCGTCCTGGTTCCCGGTCTGGCGTTCGACCGCAGGGGCGTGCGCCTCGGCCGCGGCACCGGCCACTACGACCGGCTGCTCCCCGGATTGCGGTCCGACGCCATCGTGGTCGGGGTGACCCCGGCGGCGCTGGTGGTCGACCGGCTGCCCCGGGAAGGGCACGACGTGTCGGTGACCCACCTCGCCACCGAGGGAGGGGTGGTCGACCTGCTGATCGAGGCTGCCATCGCATGGATCGAGGCCGATCCCGACCCGGAGACCCGTGCGTCGCTGAAGGCAATGGTGGCGGCAGGCGACCGGGAGACGCTGGCCGCCCACATGGTCCCGCTCGAGTTCGGGACGGCGGGGATCAGGGCGAAGGTGGGTCCGGGACCTGCCCGCATGAACCGGGCGGTGGTGATCCGCACCTCGTCCGGCCTGGGCGCCCATCTCGCCGCCACCGGGCGGGCGGGGTGTGGGATCGTCGTCGGCCACGACGCCCGGCCCGACAGCGCGCGCTTCGCCGCCGATGCCGCCGCGGTGTTCGCCGCCGCCGGCTTCGAGGTGCGCTGCTTCGACGAGGTGACCCCGACGCCCCTCGTCGCCCACGCCGCCCTGCGCTCCGGGGCGGGGGCGGCGGTGGTGGTGACCGCCAGCCACAACCCGCCGGCCGACAACGGGTACAAGGTGTACGACGCAAACGGCGCCCAGATCGTCCCGCCGGCGGACGCCGCCATCGCCGCCGAGATCGCCGCTGCTCCGCCCGCAGACTCCGTCCCCAGACGCCAAGGCGTCGCCTGCGACGATCCGGGCGACGCCCAGGACGCCTACCTCTCCGACGTGCTGGCCTTTCGCCGCGAGCGGCCGGTCCCGGGCACCGTTCCCATCGTGTACACGGCGATGCATGGCGTGGGAGGGAGGCTGGCGGTGCGCCTTCTTGCCGAGGGCGGCCACACGCGGGTGACCCCGGTGCCGGAGCAGTTCGACCCGGACGGCAGCTTTCCCACCGTGGCCTTTCCCAACCCCGAGGAGCCCGGGGCGCTCGACCTGGCGCTGCGGCTCGGATCCGAGATGAATGCCGGGTTGGTGCTGGCCAACGATCCCGACGCCGACCGCCTCGCCGCCGCCGTCCCCGAAGGCGAGGGGTGGAGGGTGCTCGACGGCAACGAGATCGGAGTCCTCCTCGCCGACTTCGTGCTGGAACGGACCTCGGGGGAGGGCCGGCTGGTGGCGGAGAGCGTCGTCTCCACGCCGATGCTGGCGGCGGTGGCCCGGCACCATGGGGCCGCCCTGGCCGTCACCCTCACCGGGTTCAAATGGATCTGCAACGCCGCCCTCGACCTTGAGGGGGAGGGGAAGCGCTTCGTCTTCGGCTTCGAGGAGGCCCTCGGGTACTCGGTGGGGCCGGTGGTCCGGGACAAGGACGGGATCTCGGCTGCACTCTGGTTCGCCGACCTGGCGACCGTGGCGGCGGCGGACGGGGAGACCGTGCTCGACAGGCTCGACCGCCTCGCCGTTCGCCACGGGCTCTGGGTGAGCAGCCAGCACGCGGTGGTGCTCCCCGGAGCTGCAGGCGCCGAGGAGATCACCGCCGCCATGTCGCGTCTGGCAGCGGACCCTCCGGATTCGGTGGCCGGAAGGAGTGTGGTCTCGGTGACCGATTACTCCCGTGGACAGGAGGACCGGCCCCGGTGGCTTCCGGCGACGTCGCTCGTCGCCCTCGACCTGGAGGGGGGTTCACGGGTGCTGGCCAGGCCGTCGGGGACCGAGCCGAAGCTGAAGTTCTACGCCGACCTGCGATTCGACGTTGCCTCCGCCACCGATGCGAGAGCCCGGCGACCGTCCGCACGCCGGGAGGCGGAACGGTTGGCGGCGAGCCTGGCCGAAGTGATGGGGCTGTGA
- a CDS encoding ABC transporter ATP-binding protein, with protein MLTVSDITVRYGDLVALDDVSLEVGPEETLAVLGASGSGKTTLLRVVAGITRPDAGIVTWEGTDLAGTPAHRRRFGLVFQDFALFPHLSVAANVAFGLRMSGTDPASIPAAVDAALARMGLAGYGERPVEGLSGGEAQRVALARTLAPFPRLLLLDEPLGSLDPALRRGLATDLRSAISDAGVPALLVTHDTEEAFALADRVAVLDRGRLVRIGTPAEVWEAPGRAVVAGLLGHAVVPGPFAGIAARPGRSLAIRADAVSLDPAGDHRVVVAGSVFRGPDWVHTVTLDGATIEVASAAHQSPGAELVARVDRGGVVEVEA; from the coding sequence ATGCTCACCGTCTCGGACATCACCGTCCGCTACGGCGATCTCGTCGCTCTCGACGACGTGTCGCTCGAGGTGGGCCCCGAGGAGACGCTGGCGGTCCTGGGCGCCTCGGGGTCCGGCAAGACCACGCTCCTGCGGGTCGTCGCCGGGATCACCCGTCCCGACGCCGGGATCGTCACCTGGGAGGGCACCGATCTGGCGGGCACCCCTGCCCACCGCCGCCGCTTCGGGCTGGTGTTCCAGGACTTCGCCCTGTTCCCCCATCTGAGCGTGGCCGCCAACGTCGCCTTCGGCCTGCGCATGTCCGGGACCGACCCGGCCTCGATCCCGGCCGCCGTCGACGCCGCCCTCGCCCGCATGGGTCTTGCCGGGTACGGAGAACGCCCCGTGGAGGGACTTTCGGGTGGCGAGGCCCAACGGGTGGCGCTGGCCCGCACCCTCGCCCCGTTCCCGCGCCTGCTCCTCCTCGACGAGCCACTCGGCTCGCTCGATCCGGCACTGCGCCGCGGTCTCGCCACCGACCTGAGATCTGCCATCTCCGACGCCGGCGTTCCGGCGCTCCTGGTCACCCATGACACCGAAGAGGCGTTCGCCCTCGCCGACAGGGTGGCGGTTCTCGACCGGGGTCGCCTGGTCCGGATCGGCACACCTGCGGAGGTCTGGGAGGCGCCCGGAAGGGCGGTGGTGGCCGGGCTGCTCGGGCACGCCGTGGTCCCTGGCCCGTTCGCAGGGATCGCCGCCAGACCCGGGCGAAGTCTGGCGATCCGGGCCGATGCCGTAAGCCTCGACCCGGCAGGAGACCATCGCGTCGTCGTGGCCGGCTCCGTCTTTCGGGGACCCGACTGGGTGCACACCGTCACCCTGGACGGAGCGACCATCGAGGTCGCCTCCGCGGCGCACCAGTCGCCCGGGGCCGAACTGGTGGCGAGGGTGGACCGTGGCGGGGTCGTCGAGGTGGAGGCCTGA